From one Bacteroides fragilis NCTC 9343 genomic stretch:
- a CDS encoding polysaccharide biosynthesis/export family protein, with protein sequence MTKRLLFFTLTCILLASCQSYKKVPYLQDPGEAQRAVAEAKLYDARILPKDLLTIVVSCSDPELAEPFNLTVSTPVSNTQKSLTSQPALQQYLVDNRGNIDFPVLGTLHIGGLTKGEAESLIREKLKGYIKENTIVTVRMANYKISVIGEVNSPGTFTISNEKVNLFEALAMAGDMTVYGLRDNVRLIREDADGHQHIITLNMNRADIIQSPYYYLQQNDILYVTPNKTKAKTADISASTTIWFSVVGTLVSLASLIITIAK encoded by the coding sequence ATGACAAAAAGACTACTTTTTTTCACGTTAACCTGTATTTTGCTGGCTTCCTGCCAGTCCTACAAGAAAGTACCCTACTTGCAAGACCCGGGAGAGGCGCAACGTGCCGTTGCAGAGGCCAAGCTCTATGATGCCCGCATCCTGCCGAAGGATCTGCTCACCATCGTTGTATCGTGCAGCGATCCGGAATTGGCAGAACCGTTCAACCTGACCGTATCCACCCCTGTCAGCAATACACAAAAAAGCCTGACCAGCCAACCGGCCCTTCAGCAATATCTGGTCGACAACCGGGGCAACATCGACTTCCCCGTGTTGGGCACCCTCCATATCGGCGGACTGACCAAAGGCGAAGCGGAAAGTCTGATCAGGGAAAAGCTGAAAGGATACATCAAAGAAAACACCATTGTGACGGTTCGCATGGCCAATTATAAAATTTCCGTCATCGGCGAAGTGAACAGTCCGGGCACGTTTACCATCAGCAACGAAAAGGTCAACCTCTTCGAAGCCCTTGCCATGGCAGGCGACATGACCGTGTACGGACTGCGCGACAATGTCCGCCTGATCCGCGAGGACGCCGACGGACACCAGCACATCATCACGCTGAACATGAACCGGGCAGACATCATCCAATCGCCCTACTACTATCTGCAACAGAACGACATCCTCTATGTCACCCCCAATAAGACCAAGGCAAAGACAGCCGACATCAGCGCCAGCACCACCATCTGGTTCTCCGTGGTAGGCACGCTCGTGTCGCTTGCCAGTTTAATTATCACCATCGCCAAATAA
- a CDS encoding undecaprenyl-phosphate glucose phosphotransferase, producing MKQVLRFNKVIKRIVFTGDLILLNGTFLSLYTLLGSKFFADPFIHSLPQVLVLLNLCYLVSNMSSGIILHRRVVRPEQIVWRALRNSAGHALFFSCALTFGNFGILSARFFLLFYIAFTLLLVCYRLLFRKILKSYRKHGGNSRSIILVGSNSNIIELYHQMTDDVTSGFRVIGYFDDQPGSRFPEKVNYLGKPGKIVDRLKQGGVEQVYCCLPSARSEEILPIIDYCENHLIRFFSVPNVRSYLKRRMYFELLGNVPVLCIRQEPLSFAENRFRKRVFDIAFSLLFLCTLFPIIYVIVGLTIKITSPGPIFFKQKRSGEDGREFWCYKFRSMKVNTQSDTLQATLHDPRKTRFGNFLRKSSIDELPQFINVLMGDMSVVGPRPHMLKHTEQYSQLINKYMVRHFVKPGVTGWAQVTGFRGETHELWQMEGRVQRDIWYIEHWTFMLDLYIIYKTVRNALEGEKEAY from the coding sequence ATGAAACAGGTATTGCGGTTCAATAAAGTCATTAAAAGGATTGTATTCACCGGAGATCTCATTCTCTTGAATGGCACCTTTCTGTCCTTGTACACCCTATTGGGGAGCAAATTTTTTGCAGATCCATTCATTCACTCACTTCCCCAAGTACTGGTATTGCTCAACTTATGCTACCTGGTTAGCAACATGTCTTCAGGTATCATATTGCACCGCCGTGTAGTACGTCCCGAGCAAATCGTATGGCGTGCCTTACGCAACAGTGCGGGACACGCCTTGTTTTTTTCCTGCGCGCTCACCTTTGGAAACTTCGGCATCCTTTCCGCCCGCTTTTTCTTACTGTTCTACATTGCGTTCACTCTGCTGTTGGTTTGTTACCGGTTATTGTTCCGCAAGATCCTGAAGTCCTATCGTAAGCATGGAGGCAACTCCCGCAGCATCATTCTGGTGGGAAGCAATAGCAATATAATCGAACTCTACCATCAAATGACGGACGACGTCACTTCCGGATTCCGTGTCATCGGCTACTTTGACGACCAGCCAGGCAGCCGCTTCCCCGAAAAGGTGAACTATCTGGGAAAACCCGGTAAGATTGTGGACCGCCTGAAGCAGGGAGGAGTCGAGCAGGTTTATTGTTGCCTGCCTTCGGCCCGCAGCGAAGAGATTCTCCCCATCATCGACTATTGCGAAAATCACCTGATACGCTTTTTCAGTGTCCCCAACGTGCGCAGCTATCTGAAGCGGCGCATGTACTTCGAGCTCCTGGGCAACGTGCCCGTACTCTGCATCCGCCAGGAGCCGCTCAGTTTTGCCGAAAACCGATTCAGGAAGCGTGTGTTCGACATCGCTTTCTCGCTCTTGTTTCTTTGCACCCTCTTCCCCATTATCTATGTCATTGTCGGGCTGACCATCAAAATCACCTCGCCGGGTCCCATCTTCTTCAAGCAAAAGCGCAGTGGAGAAGACGGACGGGAATTCTGGTGCTACAAGTTCCGCTCCATGAAGGTGAACACGCAGAGCGACACCCTGCAGGCCACCTTGCACGATCCCCGCAAAACGCGCTTCGGCAACTTCCTGCGTAAAAGCAGCATCGACGAACTCCCGCAGTTCATCAACGTACTGATGGGCGACATGTCGGTAGTAGGCCCCCGCCCCCACATGCTGAAACACACGGAACAATACTCACAACTGATCAACAAATACATGGTCCGCCATTTCGTAAAACCGGGTGTCACCGGCTGGGCGCAAGTCACCGGCTTCCGCGGAGAGACTCACGAACTATGGCAAATGGAAGGACGTGTGCAACGCGACATCTGGTACATCGAGCACTGGACCTTCATGCTCGATCTATATATTATATATAAAACCGTAAGAAATGCGCTGGAAGGAGAAAAAGAAGCTTATTAA